The genomic region GTTATCTTTTTTCTCTCTGGGCTTTCTCTCCTCTCTCTTAGGAATACAATTTGTAAATAATGCTACATCAGAAATTTTTACGTCAGTAATTTCCTTACCTATATATTCCTCTACTTCGTCTATAAAATCTAGTACCGCTCTATGAAAAGTTGTTTTATCAAATGTTTTTTTAATTGTCTTTACTTCTCCATCTTGCGTACATATATACGCAGTGAAAGAATACTCGTCGTTTTTAGTTAGCAGAATAGGAATATTATCTTCAGTAGTTAAAGCTGCTATGGATCCGTTCTCGGCATGTTCAAGTAAGTAGCTTATCATGTCATAAGCTTTCATGGAATCCAATTATCTAAAAGATAAAATTAAGCCTTTTCTCATTTTCATTTTTGTCATGCTGATGTTTTTAATAAGGTGAAACAGTATTTACAATGATAAGTTTATATTTATCAAACTAAAAGTAGTTTATATGCAATATACCGAAGAAGTAACAGTTCCTATTGGTAAAACGTGGATTAATACAGTAATGTCTAATCCATATTACGTTTCAGGAATCTTAGGTCATGTTACTCTTCTAAAAGTTTATGATAAAGTTAAAAACGATTATTTCCCTCCATCTGACGTAAAAGAAGCTGATAATAAATTCTTATCAGCTTTGGTCTTACAAGACGAGAAAGGTAAAGTTATTGTATATCAAGGAGAATTTACAGGCCCAAATGTTCTGCCTAATTATATAGAATATTATCTTAAAACTAATGACGAGAAAATTGAGATTAAACTAAACTTTCAACTTCAAGAAAGAACAGATGGAACAAAAATTAATATAGGATGTGAATTTATTCAAAGAAAAGGATTCTTTGACTTTTTCTCTAAAAACTATGGTAAGTTTGACGAGCATCTAGTTAAAGGTCACATCATTCCATTTCTCAACTCTTCCTTAACTAAATTTACTGTAATGAGAAAAATCTATGATGAAACGCTAGAACTTAACAAAGCGTTAATAAAATTAAGGGAATTACCTAAAACTTCTGGAGTTATAATGATTAAGAGTAATTCATTAGATTTTACTGGATATTTTAATGATAATGGGATTATTGGATCAGAATTAAAGTATAATGACAAATTGTATAATAATGCAGAAGCTTTAGCGGAATTAATTAAAGTTAGAAACGAAAAGGTTAAAATGGTAATTTATGAATTACCTATTCACGATATTAGATTAACTTTTAGCTAATTGTTTTTGCCCGTTGCCTATCTGTAATTCTTTAATAGTTTTCATAGTAATTCTAAGCACTTGATCTCTAATAGGTTCTTCAAATATTGATTTAGCTAAGGTATCTATTCCTAAAATATATGTAGTAAATGTGGTTTCTAATACTTTTATATCTACCTCAAGAACTCCCTCAATTTTTTCTATTCTAGGCTTTAATTCTTTAATTACCGTCTCCGGATCTAAATCCTTTGGCACTTCATATTTTGACCTTATTTTTCTTACCTCCTCCGAATTATGTATAAATATTGCGGCTTGTACCATAATGCTATTTGGTATTTTTACTGGCACTTTATCATCAGTATAGATTGTAGTATAAAGTAGTGAGATGTCAGTTACTACTCCAGTATAGCCTGGGATAAGAAAATCGTTAGAGAAGAACTTAGGAGGATATGTTGGAGCTATTAATCCATATTGCCAGGTTGATATTGTTATCCTATCTCCAACCTTGTAAGGCCTTGAAAAAAGTAACATTATTCCTCCAAAGATGTTAGATAAAACTGTTTGAGAAGCTAAGCCTAAAACTAGTCCAGCAAACCCTCCTGCGGCTAATGCTGCACCTATACTTACATGAACTAATAGGAAGAATCCAATGAATGCTATAATGTAACCCAACAATCTAGTTATAAAAGCCACACTAGTAGCATTGCTTGCTCCAATGAAATTTCCTAATCTTTTTTTAACTATCTCAGAAATTAGGTATGCTACTAGTACAGCTCCTACGAACCATATTGTTGCATAGAAGTAAAGCGTATAATCTGCTGGAATCACTTTTAAATTAGCTAATGTAAATATAGCAAGACCTACAACTACAGCTGAAATTATAACTGTTAATACTAATCCTATTAATTGTCTCTCGCTAAATCGGCTCATATTATTCTCTATAAACTCATTCTTTATAAACGCAGATTCCCTGAACAGAGATATATAAGTTAGATTAAGATATTAAATCAATTATGACAAGGAGTATTATTCTTGGCAACGGTCGACTTACCATTTTGGCTGATCAAAATTATTTATTGAGAGAATTGTATTATCCTTTAAGTACAGATAACCATTTACACATGGGAAGAATAGGAATTTGGGTAAATAATAGATTTTATTGGCTTCACGATCTACATCCTGAGATAGAATATGAAGAAGACACCTTATCATCAAAGGTTGAAGCATCAGTTGAAGGTATAAAGATTAAAATAAAAGATGCTGTAGATATGGCTTATGAAATTTTATCAAGAGAAGTTACAATAGAAGGAAATAAAGAAGTTAAGGTCTTTTTTGCGTGGGATTATCATATTTATGGTACAGAATATGGAGACACTGCTCTTTATGACCCGGCAACGGATGGCATTATTCATTATAAACGCGATAGATGGTTTTTATTTACTTGTGATATTCCTACTTATCAGTACGCAACTGGTTATAAAGAAGTAATGGGTTATCAAGGTACTTGGAAGGACTGTGAAGATGGGGAACTTTCTAACAATCCTATTGCCCAAGGAGCAGTAGATTCGGCAATAAGTTTTAAGATAAATACTGGTACAACATTTTATTGCTGGCTTATTGCAGGTTACAATTACAGTGATGTAAGAAAGAAGAATGAGTACGTACAGAGTAAGAGCCCTAGAGAATTAATAGATAGAACAGAAAAATTCTGGAGAGCATGGTTAATAAAAGCTAAAGACTACGATAAGGTTGTAAGGAGGAGTCTTTTAACTATTGTAGCAAACTGGCAAGAAAACGGTGCAATTCCGGCATCGCTAGATACGGATATAATGAGATTTAATAAAGATACTTACAATTATGTTTGGCATAGGGATGCAGCCTTTGCTAGCATAGCGTTAACATTACTAGGTTATCAGGACTTCTCTAGGAAATTCTTCACTTTTTCCAAGAATTTATTATTTAATGGCTTCTTATTCCAAAAATACACCGTGGACGGATTCTGGGGTTCAACTTGGCATCCTTGGACAACTGGCTACGTACCTATTCAGGAAGATGAAACTGCACTATTAATTTACGCTTTATGGATACATTTTAGAAAATTCTGGGATGTAGATTTCGTAAAGGATTTATATAGACCTATGGTAAAATCTGCAGCGGACTTTCTATCTACATATATTGATGAGAAAACTGGTTTGCCTTTACCTTCTTACGATTTATGGGAAGAAAGAAGAGGAGTTCATTTCTTTACATCGGCAGCAGTATATGCTGGTTTAGTTTCAGCATCAAAATTTGCAGAATTTTTTGGAGATGAGGAATATAAGGACAAGTACTTCTCTGCTGCGCAATTAGTAAGAAAAGGCTTAGATACTTTTTATCAAGGGGATCATTTTGCCAGAATGCTAGGAGATAAGGGCTTTGATAAGACTGTTGATGCTAGCACTGTCTTGGGAGCTATGCTCGTATATGATCCTATGGATCCCAGAGTAATAAGTAATAGAAAAGTTGTAGAGGAAAAGCTTACTGTTAATGGCGGAATTATAAGATATGAGGAAGATTGGTACTTGAAGGAAAGCGACAAGCCTAATCCATGGTTTATAACAACATTATGGGTTGCCCAACAACACATAGCAGAAGGTAATATTGAAAAAGCTACAGAATATTTAAATTGGGTTCTGAAAAACTCCTTGCCTACTGGAATTATACCAGAACAAATTACTCCATCTGGGAATTATCCTTCCGTATCTCCTTTAGTATGGTCCCATGCAGAGTTAGTAAGGACTTATTACTATTTAAAGAACGGTTTCACGAAGTTCATATAACCTAAGTAATTCTTTCCTAAATTGTAAATAAGTATAATTATTAACAATGCCTTTTAACGCAAGTGATAAGCCAAGTTTAGGTATTCCTTCCTCTAGTAGTGAGATAAATTCCTCTAAAAGATTTGTGTCTATTTTGAAAATAGTATTAACTGCATAAGGAAAAACATACTTTTCTAAACAAAGGTATTTATCTATATAAGGATCTTTAGTTCTAGATAGAGATTCGTTTCCTTTATGGTAAACTTTAGCACCTTTAAAAGTTGCAGAATCTCCTCCTAAATATATTCCATGAAGTGCCAAAATACTTTCATTATAGCTTCCTCTTAAAGTAAAGGTAGGAATTTTATACTTTAGAAAGAAATTAGTTTTTAAACTCATATTAACTCCAGCAATAGCTAAGGATTTCTCTACATCGTAAGTTCCTAAATCGTCTCTATCAGCGCTAAGTCCAACCTTTGTAAGAAATCCGGTATATTCACTAAACTTACTATTGTAGGGCATCATATATTTTGTATTTTTATATTTTTTAAAGAGGGCATTAGGGTAGTTTTTCCATTTTTCTCCAATGACTTCACCAGAAGCAATATAAATTAATGGATTCTTTTCGTGAAATTCTAGATGATCTTCTATCCATTTACTTGAAGGTATTGCGTCGTCGTCTGAAAATAACGCAAGGTCGTCAGGATTTAAGTTTTCTAAGGCTAAATTTATTGCCTCCTCAAAGTATCCTTCTTTCTGTATAATTATTTTATTTACTCCATTTATATTAAGTTGTTTTTTTGAAATTAATATAATTTCAAAATTCTTAAATGTTTGTGCTTTTAATGCATTTAATGTATCTTTAATAGATTCTCTTCCTAAAGTAGGAATAAAAATTTGAACCATGAATATACTTTTTTATATGATTTAAAAAATTAGTAAAGAAGATTCATGCCATGGATCTCGGCTAGGGGATCTGATAAGATAGTTTATAATCAATGTTTAAAACTAGAACAAGGAAAAATATTACGAGTAGAGAGTTTTAAAGGAGATAGATGGATAGAAATAAAAAGGAAGAAAGAAGACGAGTTTGAAATAACGGAGAAGGGCTATAACACTTCTACATACATCGTTAGCTCTAAGGAATTAAAAACTCTATTAAAGAGGCTTTTCGAAATGGAATTTCCCAGAAGTCATCAAGTAAGAATTTCTATAACGTCGTGAAATAGTCTACTCTCTTTTAAAATAATACTTGACAATATATTAATCATGGATATAGGTCTTGATGACATTATCAACGTTAATTTGTTAAAAAAGAAATATGAAGATTATGCAAACTCTTTTGCTTCTGGAAGTAATATAAAGACAATAGTAAAGGATTTTATATCATTTATTAAGCAAATTAGATTAACTACATTTTCCTCAAAACTCTTGGAAATATTAGATCAACAGGAAAAAATCGCAAAGAGAATTCTTTTAGTTTACAATATAAGATATTTGCTATTAATTTTCTATAAATCTATAATTCAAAGAATGATTAGCAAATTAATAAATTTAATAAGGTCGTTCTTGTCGCTCATCTAAATATATATTTTTTATTTTCCATTCTTTTTCTCATGAAGATTGTTATATTTACGTCTTCTAAAGAAGCGCAAATGGAAGAGCCTATAATTTGTGATAGAGATACAGTAAAAATTGATGGAAGTAAATGTATAGGCCGAAGTTTAGGAATTGCACCTTATGTTGCAAAGTATCTAAAAGATCTAGGATTTTATGTAATAGTTATAGATCCTTTCGCTGAAGATAACGATTATGAAGCTGACGAGGTAATAAAAGGAGAAGTTTTCAGCATACCAGACGAATTAATAAAAGGAAATTACGTAGTAATAAGCACCAGACACGTTTACGACACATGGGCGATAATGAAAAGCATATTAGCTGGCGCTAAGGCAATACAAGTGGTCATGAGTATAAAAAGGGCAAAAGTAATTCTAGGAAGGCTAATAAAGGCTGGTATATCAAAGGATGAATTAAAGAAATTAAGGATACCTGCAGGATTAGATATAGGTGCTAAAACGGAGAAAGAAATAGCCTTAAGTATAGTGTCTGAAATCTTGGCAATGGAAAGAGGCACTAGTGGTTTACCTTTAAGTAAAGTTAAAGAATTCGAGAAAGTGGTTGATGGATTATAATTAGAAGAAGGTTACAGTTCCTAATTCAGGGTTTTAGTGATTAGAATATTTTTCAATATATTCTCACTTAATAAAGAAGAATACAATTAGAAGTTCAAAAATATTAATAAATGGCATTTAGCTCTTATAGTTTACTAGTAAACAATAGGCCTTGCTTTTAGTCGTATGAATGGGGCAATTCCACCGTGATAATCATCTATATACACGCTCTTAACTTCTTTAGAAATTGCATCAATAGTAGTTAATTCTTGCAAAGGTATTGCGATCTCTCTTACTATTACACCACCAGAGCCTATTAGCATAGAGTTTCTAGGGAAGAGCCTTATGCTATTTTTTACTATTTCACTTCTTATAACTCCTAAAACCATCAGCCCATTTTTAGTATCTTGAATTAATTCTTGAAATCCCCAGTCTTTTGGCTTTACAATTAAGTTAAAGTAGTCTGGAAGAGGTAAAACTCCCCTTGCATTACCTGGACTTCCATTCTTAGTTGTTAAGGTACCTAGATATTCTAAGACTATTCCGTCTCCTATAATTTCCTTCTTTTGAGTTCTAACTCCTTCATCATCAAATACAGAAAAACCTATAAGATTTTCATTAAGAGGGTCATCATAAACAGTTATTTCACTTGAAATTCTTTCTCCTAGTTTAATCCTTGGATTATCTCCTCTTAGAAAGTTCATGAATTGATGAAATAAGTGAGCAGTAGCTTCAGGATCCAAAATTACATTCATTCGCTCTAGTCCCCAAATCCTTTCATTCATAGAGATACTTTGCATTTTTAAGAAGTCTGCTACAGCCTTAAGGTCTGAAGGTTTTCCAGAATATGCAAATTTTAGTCCGTTATATTCAACATAATTTAGGATTTTTTCCTCTATACAGTCATTTATTTTTCTATGTATCTTTTTTACCGTAACATTAACGTCAGTTAACTTAGATAATATTTCATCTAAGTTCTCCCATTCCTTTACTGCGGGAGAGATATAAGAGACGCATTCCTCATGAGATTTAATTTCTTCTTCTTTTCCCTCAATTTTGTTTAAGACCCAGCCTGATCTAGTCAAATATCTATTTACTCTAATTTCTCTGGTTTCCTTATAAATTCCAGAACCAGATATAAAGTGGACGATCTCTTCCTTTAGCTCATAAGTTTGCATTAATAAAAAATAATACCTTAAATTAGAAAAAACTACCTACTGTCTTTTCTTTTACTTACTTATTTTCCATAATGCTAGAGATAGCACTATCATTATTGCGTCTATTATTAGCGAGATGTCAACGTAAGGATTGAATGGCAAAACTTTTCCTACGAACGGTGCTGGTGCTGTTCTAGTCTCTAAAAGTAATGCAAAGTCTATAACATAAAATATTGTTATTGGCAAGTAGAGCTTCTTAATGCCCTGTATTAAAGCAACTGCAGCCACTATTGCCAATGAAGCCACAAATCCGAAGAAAATTCTATAGATTAATGTAGCAGTTGGATTAGGTAGTTTCGCGTCTACTAAATCTAAATGGACTCCTGCCCATAGCGTTGACAATAGCATTCCTGCCCATTGTAACATGTTTTGTTTTACTGTAGTTCCATTCATCACGATAAAAAATGGAATTAATCTAAAAATATCTTTACCCAAATCAAAAAATTAATTTATCCCAAATCAGATGTAGAGTTAAAACGCAAGTCTACCGAATTTGCTCCTTAAGAATACGCCCATTATGAAGAAGAATATTGCAAAACCTATTACTACTGGAACTACTGCTCTCCAAGGTCCAAAATTATTTAGATATAATGCTAATCCTATTGATAGAACGAAGAAGAAAGCTAAAGGTCCTACTACTACTGTCCATGTGAACCTATCCCATCTCTTTGTTTGTCTTCTTTCTTGTTCTTGTTTTTCCTCGGTCATAAGATAGTCTTTTACTATTAACTAATAAATCTTTTTAAAACAAAATTAACCTAAGACTCTTCTAATCTCTTCATAAAGTTCAGGATCCTTTTCTTGAAGCTTCTTAAGAGAAGGAGGCCTCAATCCTTTAGTTTTTACTCCTTTTATAACAGATCTTATCCACGCATCATAAATCTTACCTGATCCTGTTTTGTAATAAAACTCCTTTAATTTTTCTAGTGCCTCATCTTCATTTAAGTTTTTAACGTTTACAAGATATCTCGATGCAACATACAATATAAACCTCTTCCTACCATCTGGAAGACCTTTCTCTAGAATTGTATCTATCCAGCTATAATTAACCTTAGACGGTATAGGAGGAAATACTCCTTCAACCTCAAATAAGAGATTTCCATTTTCGTCATAGACTTTTGACATACCATTTTGATATATAACATATCCTGCGGGAGTATCGTCTGGATAATGTAAAATTATTTTAACTATTTACCTTCACCTCTGTTAATTTCATTCTAGTAGCACAAAATGAGCAAATTTCTCTGCCCTTACTCGTAGGCATTCCACAGATCTTACACTTACCTAAACTTTCCTTAGGAATAT from Acidianus ambivalens harbors:
- a CDS encoding mechanosensitive ion channel family protein, with product MSRFSERQLIGLVLTVIISAVVVGLAIFTLANLKVIPADYTLYFYATIWFVGAVLVAYLISEIVKKRLGNFIGASNATSVAFITRLLGYIIAFIGFFLLVHVSIGAALAAGGFAGLVLGLASQTVLSNIFGGIMLLFSRPYKVGDRITISTWQYGLIAPTYPPKFFSNDFLIPGYTGVVTDISLLYTTIYTDDKVPVKIPNSIMVQAAIFIHNSEEVRKIRSKYEVPKDLDPETVIKELKPRIEKIEGVLEVDIKVLETTFTTYILGIDTLAKSIFEEPIRDQVLRITMKTIKELQIGNGQKQLAKS
- a CDS encoding glycoside hydrolase family 15 protein, which codes for MTRSIILGNGRLTILADQNYLLRELYYPLSTDNHLHMGRIGIWVNNRFYWLHDLHPEIEYEEDTLSSKVEASVEGIKIKIKDAVDMAYEILSREVTIEGNKEVKVFFAWDYHIYGTEYGDTALYDPATDGIIHYKRDRWFLFTCDIPTYQYATGYKEVMGYQGTWKDCEDGELSNNPIAQGAVDSAISFKINTGTTFYCWLIAGYNYSDVRKKNEYVQSKSPRELIDRTEKFWRAWLIKAKDYDKVVRRSLLTIVANWQENGAIPASLDTDIMRFNKDTYNYVWHRDAAFASIALTLLGYQDFSRKFFTFSKNLLFNGFLFQKYTVDGFWGSTWHPWTTGYVPIQEDETALLIYALWIHFRKFWDVDFVKDLYRPMVKSAADFLSTYIDEKTGLPLPSYDLWEERRGVHFFTSAAVYAGLVSASKFAEFFGDEEYKDKYFSAAQLVRKGLDTFYQGDHFARMLGDKGFDKTVDASTVLGAMLVYDPMDPRVISNRKVVEEKLTVNGGIIRYEEDWYLKESDKPNPWFITTLWVAQQHIAEGNIEKATEYLNWVLKNSLPTGIIPEQITPSGNYPSVSPLVWSHAELVRTYYYLKNGFTKFI
- a CDS encoding glycosyltransferase family A protein, giving the protein MVQIFIPTLGRESIKDTLNALKAQTFKNFEIILISKKQLNINGVNKIIIQKEGYFEEAINLALENLNPDDLALFSDDDAIPSSKWIEDHLEFHEKNPLIYIASGEVIGEKWKNYPNALFKKYKNTKYMMPYNSKFSEYTGFLTKVGLSADRDDLGTYDVEKSLAIAGVNMSLKTNFFLKYKIPTFTLRGSYNESILALHGIYLGGDSATFKGAKVYHKGNESLSRTKDPYIDKYLCLEKYVFPYAVNTIFKIDTNLLEEFISLLEEGIPKLGLSLALKGIVNNYTYLQFRKELLRLYELRETVL
- a CDS encoding XdhC family protein encodes the protein MKIVIFTSSKEAQMEEPIICDRDTVKIDGSKCIGRSLGIAPYVAKYLKDLGFYVIVIDPFAEDNDYEADEVIKGEVFSIPDELIKGNYVVISTRHVYDTWAIMKSILAGAKAIQVVMSIKRAKVILGRLIKAGISKDELKKLRIPAGLDIGAKTEKEIALSIVSEILAMERGTSGLPLSKVKEFEKVVDGL
- a CDS encoding metallopeptidase TldD-related protein, whose product is MQTYELKEEIVHFISGSGIYKETREIRVNRYLTRSGWVLNKIEGKEEEIKSHEECVSYISPAVKEWENLDEILSKLTDVNVTVKKIHRKINDCIEEKILNYVEYNGLKFAYSGKPSDLKAVADFLKMQSISMNERIWGLERMNVILDPEATAHLFHQFMNFLRGDNPRIKLGERISSEITVYDDPLNENLIGFSVFDDEGVRTQKKEIIGDGIVLEYLGTLTTKNGSPGNARGVLPLPDYFNLIVKPKDWGFQELIQDTKNGLMVLGVIRSEIVKNSIRLFPRNSMLIGSGGVIVREIAIPLQELTTIDAISKEVKSVYIDDYHGGIAPFIRLKARPIVY
- the priX gene encoding DNA primase noncatalytic subunit PriX yields the protein MSKVYDENGNLLFEVEGVFPPIPSKVNYSWIDTILEKGLPDGRKRFILYVASRYLVNVKNLNEDEALEKLKEFYYKTGSGKIYDAWIRSVIKGVKTKGLRPPSLKKLQEKDPELYEEIRRVLG